In Amaranthus tricolor cultivar Red isolate AtriRed21 chromosome 5, ASM2621246v1, whole genome shotgun sequence, a genomic segment contains:
- the LOC130814001 gene encoding translocator protein homolog: protein METQNLTQRSTTTTPDEPIITNGGDAATTSDYGGGKRERQRRMIMAKRGIKSLAVALSVPLILNLTNIYMFGANDNYKMSNRPNWVPPIWVLHMACLGSAAVLGLCGWIVWAEGGFHRNPNALGLYFGQFGLSLLWDPLVFKMGANWAGLVIAVGVCWALFRCYKVFRQVNEIAADLVLPCIGWAALLAFISLKFLLT from the coding sequence ATGGAAACTCAAAACCTTACGCAAAGGAGTACTACTACTACGCCAGATGAACCCATCATCACCAACGGCGGTGATGCTGCCACCACCTCCGATTATGGAGGAGGTAAAAGAGAGCGGCAGAGAAGAATGATAATGGCTAAACGCGGTATTAAGTCATTGGCTGTAGCACTTTCTGTTCCCTTGATTCTCAATCTTACCAACATTTACATGTTTGGTGCTAATGACAATTACAAGATGTCCAACCGTCCTAATTGGGTGCCTCCAATATGGGTTTTGCACATGGCTTGCTTGGGCTCCGCAGCTGTTCTAGGCCTCTGTGGATGGATTGTATGGGCTGAAGGTGGGTTTCATAGAAATCCCAATGCATTGGGTTTGTATTTTGGTCAATTTGGGCTTAGCCTACTCTGGGATCCACTGGTGTTCAAGATGGGGGCTAACTGGGCTGGTTTGGTGATTGCCGTTGGAGTTTGTTGGGCATTGTTTCGGTGCTACAAGGTTTTCCGGCAGGTGAATGAAATAGCGGCAGATCTAGTTTTACCTTGTATTGGCTGGGCTGCTCTTCTCGCTTTTATTAGCCTCAAGTTTTTGTTGACCTGA
- the LOC130814000 gene encoding xyloglucan 6-xylosyltransferase 2-like, whose amino-acid sequence MIERCLGVRRTRQIYRFFRHCNVTFLCLLLTIIVLRGTIGAGKFGTPEKDFIEIRKRLSSRKILEPHRVLEEVKSSSATSNSFDYANFDYQKFFSSDNDDDLESSSKLSSVYKLGLKVLDWDERREKWLSEHPEIPNFTGDNDKKKKKKPRVLLVTGSSPKPCENPVGDHYLLKSLKNKIDYSRLHGIEVFYNMALLDAEMSGFWAKLPLIKTLLLGRPDVEFLWWMDSDAMFTDMEFELPWERYEGYNVIIHGWKEMVFEQKNWIGLNTGSFLIRNCQWSLNLLDAWAAMGPKGKTRIEAGQILTKELKDRPPFEAHDQSAMVYLLAKEKEKWGAKIYLENSYYLHGYWGVLVDHYEDMIENHHPGLGDHRWPLVTHFVGCKPCGKISDYPVERCLKQMERTFNFGDNQVLKLFGFTHLSLASRRVKRIRNETQR is encoded by the coding sequence ATGATCGAGAGATGCTTAGGAGTTCGGAGAACTAGGCAAATCTACAGATTTTTCCGCCATTGCAATGTTACCTTCCTTTGCCTTCTCCTTACCATCATCGTTCTTCGAGGAACTATTGGCGCCGGTAAATTCGGTACTCCTGAGAAAGATTTTATCGAAATTCGCAAACGTTTATCCTCTCGCAAGATTCTCGAACCTCACCGTGTTCTTGAAGAGGTAAAATCGTCTTCTGCTACTTCAAATTCCTTTGATTACGCGAATTTTGATTACCAGAAATTTTTTAGTtctgataatgatgatgatttggaaTCGTCTTCGAAGTTATCTTCTGTTTATAAGTTGGGTTTGAAGGTTTTGGATTGGGAtgagaggagagagaaatgGTTGAGTGAACATCCAGAAATTCCCAATTTTACTGGGGATAAtgataagaagaagaagaagaaacctAGGGTTTTGCTAGTTACTGGTTCATCTCCTAAACCTTGTGAAAATCCTGTTGGTGATCATTATTTGTTAAAGTCATTGAAGAACAAGATTGATTACTCTAGGTTACATGGCATTGAAGTCTTCTATAACATGGCATTACTGGATGCTGAAATGTCAGGGTTTTGGGCAAAATTGCCGTTGATTAAGACCCTCTTATTGGGACGTCCTGATGTTGAATTTTTATGGTGGATGGATAGTGATGCAATGTTTACTGACATGGAATTTGAGCTTCCATGGGAGAGATATGAGGGTTATAATGTGATTATCCATGGTTGGAAGGAGATGGTTTTTGAGCAGAAGAATTGGATTGGGTTGAATACCGGAAGTTTTTTGATTAGGAAttgtcaatggtcattgaaccTTCTTGATGCTTGGGCAGCAATGGGTCCGAAAGGGAAAACTAGGATTGAGGCGGGTCAAATTCTTACTAAAGAGTTAAAGGATCGACCTCCATTCGAAGCACACGATCAATCTGCAATGGTTTATTTGTTGGcaaaggagaaggagaagtgGGGTGCAAAGATTTATTTGGAGAATTCGTATTACTTGCATGGATATTGGGGGGTTTTGGTTGATCATTACGAGGATATGATCGAGAATCATCATCCAGGTCTGGGTGATCATAGATGGCCATTAGTGACACATTTTGTGGGTTGTAAACCTTGTGGAAAGATCAGTGATTACCCTGTTGAGAGATGCTTGAAACAGATGGAGAGAACATTCAATTTTGGGGATAATCAGGTCTTGAAACTCTTTGGGTTTACTCATTTATCACTTGCTAGTAGGAGAGTTAAGAGAATAAGAAACGAGACACAGAGATGA